A region from the Deinococcus arcticus genome encodes:
- a CDS encoding site-2 protease family protein: MGLISLLSSDPVAFLIVAGALLLSLAIHEFAHAWTADRLGDPTPRRFGRVTLNPLNHLDPIGSLLLLFAPFGFARPVPVNPRNLSRWGNVGVAAAGPLSNLVIALLCVALVAVLPREALSDGFRLNTVGTIVVTVLSVNLGLAIFNLLPIPLLDGSRIVGGLVPSLGRSLAQFEAQPFSFLIVMLFIFLFSEQLGALISTVRDTILSVVT; this comes from the coding sequence ATGGGCCTTATCTCACTGCTGAGCAGCGACCCGGTCGCCTTCCTGATCGTGGCCGGGGCGCTGCTGCTGTCCCTGGCGATTCACGAGTTCGCGCACGCCTGGACGGCCGACCGGCTGGGCGACCCCACCCCGCGCCGCTTCGGCCGGGTCACCCTGAACCCGCTCAACCACCTAGACCCCATCGGCTCGCTGCTGCTGCTGTTCGCGCCCTTCGGGTTCGCGCGGCCAGTTCCGGTGAACCCCCGCAACCTCAGCCGCTGGGGCAACGTGGGGGTGGCGGCGGCTGGCCCCCTGAGCAACCTGGTGATTGCGCTGCTGTGTGTGGCACTGGTGGCAGTGCTGCCCCGCGAGGCCCTCTCAGACGGCTTTCGCCTGAACACCGTGGGCACCATTGTGGTGACCGTGCTGAGCGTGAACCTGGGCCTGGCCATCTTCAACTTGCTGCCCATTCCCCTGCTGGACGGCAGCCGCATCGTGGGCGGGCTGGTGCCGTCGCTGGGGCGCAGCCTCGCGCAGTTTGAAGCCCAGCCCTTCAGCTTCCTGATCGTGATGCTGTTTATCTTTCTGTTCAGCGAGCAGCTGGGCGCCCTGATCAGCACCGTGCGTGACACCATTCTCAGTGTGGTGACCTGA